The Streptomyces camelliae genome window below encodes:
- the tatC gene encoding twin-arginine translocase subunit TatC has translation MLKSARKKETDPEGRMPLADHLRELRNRLAKGVLAILIVTVVAAFFYKDIINLLTKPVLHSVGCSQSFEELAKSKQHETCARITINGLLAPFTLALKVSLMAGIVMAAPVWLYQLWAFVAPGLHRHEKKYAYAFVGFGFPLFLGGGYLAYNVLPTTAKVLIDFTPSGVDNLLPLDDLLNLVTRMVVVFGLAFEMPLLLVMLNLTGILSGRRMLGWWRAMIVGITAFAAVATPSTDPLTMLALAAPIWVLYFIAVGISMFNDRRRARREAAGPGDDEASQLDLTPEEIGEVEAVSASGAPELPGTDRVNGYDDVT, from the coding sequence TTGCTCAAGTCTGCCCGCAAGAAGGAGACGGATCCCGAGGGGCGGATGCCTCTCGCGGATCACTTGCGTGAGCTGCGCAACCGGCTCGCGAAGGGTGTCCTGGCGATCCTGATCGTCACGGTCGTGGCCGCCTTCTTCTACAAGGACATCATCAATCTCCTCACCAAGCCGGTGCTGCACTCGGTGGGGTGTTCGCAGTCCTTCGAGGAACTGGCGAAGTCGAAGCAACACGAGACGTGCGCCCGGATCACGATCAACGGTCTGCTGGCGCCCTTCACGCTCGCGCTGAAGGTGTCCCTCATGGCCGGCATCGTGATGGCCGCCCCGGTCTGGCTCTACCAGCTGTGGGCGTTCGTCGCGCCGGGCCTGCACCGTCACGAGAAGAAGTACGCCTACGCGTTCGTCGGCTTCGGCTTCCCCCTCTTCCTCGGCGGCGGCTACCTCGCCTACAACGTGCTGCCCACCACGGCGAAGGTCCTCATCGACTTCACGCCCTCCGGGGTGGACAACCTGCTTCCGCTGGACGACCTGCTCAACCTGGTCACACGCATGGTGGTGGTCTTCGGCCTCGCCTTCGAGATGCCGCTGCTGCTCGTCATGCTCAACCTCACGGGCATCCTGTCCGGCAGGCGGATGCTCGGCTGGTGGCGCGCCATGATCGTCGGCATCACGGCGTTCGCGGCCGTCGCCACGCCCAGCACGGACCCGCTGACGATGCTGGCGCTGGCCGCACCGATCTGGGTCCTCTACTTCATCGCGGTCGGGATCTCGATGTTCAACGACCGGCGCCGGGCACGTCGGGAGGCCGCCGGCCCCGGGGACGACGAAGCCTCCCAGCTCGACCTCACACCCGAAGAGATCGGCGAGGTGGAGGCCGTGAGCGCCAGTGGCGCTCCTGAGCTGCCGGGCACGGACCGGGTCAACGGCTACGACGACGTGACCTGA